TTTCGTCTTTTAATACTACTTCCTCAGGACTCACGTTAAGCATGCTAGCCGCGAGAGAAACCAACCTCTCTCTAAGTTTCGCTGCCGCTACTAAAACCCCTATACCACCGATACTTGTTCCTCTTGAGGCGTGCGTAGCTCCAGAGTCGGGAGCGTCAGTACTTCCGAAAATCACCTTGACATGGTCTGGCGAGACACCGAGCAATTCGCAAACTATTTGTACATGTGATGAGGTAGGAGATCCCTGACCAATCTCGGTGATTCCAGTATACATAGTTACAGACCCGTCTTTCTCTATCTTAATGTAAGAGTTAGACCAATCCGGAACTCCCCTAGAGGTGCTTATGCCATGCCACGCAACACCTATACCTATGCCTCTCTTAAACCTGCCGCTCATCTCGTTAAATTTCTTGTATTCCTCATATTTCTTTCTCCACTCCGATATCTCAGCTAATTTTCTTATGGCATCACCTACCCCGACAGAATGGTCGAGGAGCTGGCCCGTAACTGTGTACTTGCCTGGCTCTAAGATGTTCTTTAGTCTGAACTCTACGGGGTCCATACCTAGCTTCTCAGCCAACTGATCCATCTGTCTTTCAACGGCGAACTGGATTGACGCATTACCAAAAGCTCTGAAAGAACCTTCATAAACCTTATTAGTGTAGACAGCATATCCATCTACCTTGGCGTTAGGCACTTCATAAGGACCTGAAGAGTGCATCGTAGCTCTCCACAATATGAAGGGCGACCTATTAGCGTACGCGCCCGTATCATGTATTATCGTCACATCAATCGCTTGCAGCTTACCATCACTGCTGGCGCCACTCTTATACTTTATTATTGCTGCTTCTCTTTTCGGATGAATAATTATTGATTCTTCCCTGCTATACAGGACGAACGCGGGCTTCTTAGTTAAGTAAGCTACTAGACCTGCCTTAGCAGCCGCTAAAGGACCCTCGTCATCTTTACCTCCGAAGCCTCCCCCAACGTAAGGAACTATTATCTTAACATAGCTGGCAGGGACCCCGAGAATTTTAGCAGTTATGTCTCTTGCTAGATGCGGATATTGGATACCTCCTATGATCGTTATTCTCCCCTCCATATCAGGTATAGCTAGTGCTGCTTCAGTCTCAAGATATATGTGGTCTTGATGATGTGTCCTGTACTCGTTTTCCACTATAATATCTGATTTACTGAAGCCCTCAACAATATCTCCTTTCCTAACTTTAGTTCTGAAAGCTATATTAGAACCCGCTTCATCATGTATCAGCACATCAGTCCTCTCCAGCGCCTCTAGAGGGTCTAGAATATAGGGTAGTGGTTCGTAACTAACCTTAACTTCTTCAGCAGCCTTTAAAGCTTTATCGTAATCAGTTGCTGCAACAAGAGCTACTACCTCACCAACGTACCTAACCTTCCTTTCCGCAAGTAATGGCTGATCAGGTAACGCATAACCGACTTGATTAACTCCTGGAATGTCTCTAGCAGTAAACACTTGATTAACTCCTGGAATCTTTAAGGCATCAGTTACATCAATATTTTTAATAATTGCGTGAGGCTCAACACTAAGAACCTGCTTAATAAAGAGCGCCTCACTCATTAAGTAATCTTCCGTATACTTGGCAGTCCCTAAAGCCTTACTCAAGGCATCAACTCTGGACACCCTCTTCCCAACAACTACGAATTCTTTGGCTTCAAGCCACTTACTAATAAGAGACTCTGGACCTACGTTGATGTGCGTCATGATATCCAACCAAGATTAACACAAGAGTAGATTAATAAATCTTATGTTAACTCGTCACAGAAAGAAAAATAGACCTTATGGAAGTCCTTCAACACCGATAATTACCTAGCGTCAGTGATGATGGATGAGGGTTGACTACGTGGCACTCTTCTTAAGCCACAGGCCCCTCGGTTCGGTGTCTACTAATCGACTGTTTCTAACTATCACATTACCTCTTAACAAGACGTACTTTATCTCTCCCCGTAACTCCCAGCCTAAGTAAGGAGTGACTTTATGCTTGTATTGTAGCCACTCTTCAGTTACTAACGTTTTCCCGTTAGGATCTACCACAACTAGATCGCCGTCGCTGCCTATTCTTATCGCACCCTTACGCGGCCATAAACCGAAGTACTTAGCAGGATTTTCTGAAG
The Zestosphaera sp. DNA segment above includes these coding regions:
- a CDS encoding xanthine dehydrogenase family protein molybdopterin-binding subunit, with the translated sequence MTHINVGPESLISKWLEAKEFVVVGKRVSRVDALSKALGTAKYTEDYLMSEALFIKQVLSVEPHAIIKNIDVTDALKIPGVNQVFTARDIPGVNQVGYALPDQPLLAERKVRYVGEVVALVAATDYDKALKAAEEVKVSYEPLPYILDPLEALERTDVLIHDEAGSNIAFRTKVRKGDIVEGFSKSDIIVENEYRTHHQDHIYLETEAALAIPDMEGRITIIGGIQYPHLARDITAKILGVPASYVKIIVPYVGGGFGGKDDEGPLAAAKAGLVAYLTKKPAFVLYSREESIIIHPKREAAIIKYKSGASSDGKLQAIDVTIIHDTGAYANRSPFILWRATMHSSGPYEVPNAKVDGYAVYTNKVYEGSFRAFGNASIQFAVERQMDQLAEKLGMDPVEFRLKNILEPGKYTVTGQLLDHSVGVGDAIRKLAEISEWRKKYEEYKKFNEMSGRFKRGIGIGVAWHGISTSRGVPDWSNSYIKIEKDGSVTMYTGITEIGQGSPTSSHVQIVCELLGVSPDHVKVIFGSTDAPDSGATHASRGTSIGGIGVLVAAAKLRERLVSLAASMLNVSPEEVVLKDEKALVKSDPSRYVSWKDLIKEAMSRGVELSATGYFFLPKGKFDDTVGQGFAYPAYSYITVISEVEVDTWTGQVKVLKVWPALAAGRIINPQQVEGQVEGAIVQGMGYVLMEHLVFDEKGKILNPDLTDYVIPTIRDVPEIAKPVYVEDVFKYGPFGAKGVGEMALIPMPAALSNAVANALGVNITRLPLTPENVLKFLGVVRG